TCGGAAATCAGTCGAGCACGATCTTCGCGGCGCGGGCCACGTCCCGCCACTTCGCCATCTCGCCCTTCAGGAAGGCGTCGAAGGCGGCGGGCGTGCCGGGTGCCGGATCGACGCCGAGCGGGACGACCTGGCGGCGGAAGCCCTCGGAGCCGGTGACGGCGCGGAGGTCGGCGGAGATGGCCTCCACCAGCGCCGGCGGGGTGGCCGCCGGGGCGATCACGCCCTGGAAGGCGACGGAGGAGAAGCCGGGCAGCGTCGCCGCGACCGTGGGGACCTGCGGCGCCTCGGGCAGCGGCGCATCGCCCGCCACCGCCAGGATCTTCAGCCGCCCGGCCTCGACATGCGGCCGCACGGAACTCCAGAGGTCGAACATCACGGGCACGCGCCCGGCCAGCACGTCGGTCAGGGCCGGCGCGCTGCCGTTGTAGGGCACGTGCTCCATGGCGATGCCGGTCCGCTGCTGCAGGAGGGCCCCGGCCAGGTGGCCGGCCCCACCGGGCCCGGGCGAGGCGTAGGCCAGCGGCTCCCCCCGCCGCCTCGCGTCGGCCACCAGCTCCCCGAGCGTGTTCGGCCCGAAGCCGTTCCCGGCGACGAGGACGAAGGGCGAGGTGACGAGCATGCCCACCGCGGCGAAGTCGGCCGCCGCATCATAGGGCATCCGTTCCTTGACCGCGGGGTTGATGACGAAGGGGTTGGTGCAGATCCCCAGCGTGTAGCCGTCCGCCGGGGCGCGGGCGATGGCGAGGGTGCCGACGATCGTGCCGCCGCCCGCGCGGTTCTCCACCACGACCGGCTGCTTCCAGCGGTCTCCCAGCGCCTCCGCGACGACGCGCGCGATCACGTCCGTGGGCCCGCCCGCGGCGAAGGGCACGATCATCCGCACGGGCCGCGCCGGGAAGACCGCCTGCGCCCGTGCCGCGCCCAGGGGCAGGAGCACCGTCCCGGCGCCCAGCGCCGCCGTCCGCAACGCCGAGCGCCGCGTCCCCATCACCGTCATGCCGCCCTCCCCTTTTTCTTTTGTGCGCCGCGTCACGATAGCCCCGCCGGACATTGCGCGCGGGTCGCCAGGCGGAGCATGACGCCATCGCGCCCATTGTCGAGCACCGCCGGCCCGGCGGCCTGTCCCATCGTCATCACCGGCGGCATCTGCCGCAGGCCGGAGAGCGCGACATGGGCGGGCGGACATCCCGCGCCCGGCCACCAGCGCATCGTCGAGCGAGCGGAGGACCTCTCGACCACCCAATGCCTGGGCTGCACAGAGAAGCCCTTTTGTCCCGGCGCGCTGCCGACGATGGTGACGGCGACAGGCGAGGCCTCGGCCACGCGGGATCCGGTGTAGGCGCGGTCGGCGACCGGCGCTTCCTGCACGTTCGGCCCACGGGAGGAACTTCCCACCCCCCTTTGCCGAGCGGTAGCTCCTCGAGCAATACCTGGCCTGGAGCACTCGCAAGCCGCGTCGCGCCCGCGACGACGAGCGCACCACCCGCTCCGGCCTCGGCCTCCTCACCCTATCCCGCCTTGTGCTCCGCCGCCTCCCCTCGGCTCGGATGCCACCGTGGAGCTGAGCGGATCGGTGGCTAGCTGTTCTGCTTCAGCACGGCGTCAAGAAGGGCGCCGAGATCGGCTGACGAGGTTATGGCCGCCGGCAGCATGGCTCCCCGGGCGGCTGACCAGTCCTGACGATCCGCGATCGGGACGGAGAGGATCGGCTCCACTCCCACCTCGGACACGGTGCGCGCCACCTCCCGCATCTCCTCCGCCCGTCGGCGTCCATGGATCAGAGGACGGCTGATCACGTATCGCGCCAACTCTGCCCAGTCCGGGTGCGGCAGCGTATCGGAAAGAGAGGCGAGCACCTCCTTCTCCACACCGTAGCGTCGGGCGGCGAGCAGGCACTCGGTCGCTAGCACCTCCAGACCCTTGACCATGACGCTCCGGCACATCTTGACCGAAGATGCGCGTCCAACCTCCTCAGAGAAGATGGTGAGATCCATGCCGAGATCAGCGGCAGCCTCCGCAAATGCTGCGGCGTGGGTGCCACCGAGGAGGATGGGCGTGCCGAGACCCTTGGGCGGCACGCTGGCCATCACGGCCGCCTCCACGTAGCGTCCGCCGCCTGCGGAGACGGCCGCAGCCGCCTCCCGCTTCGTGCCCGGGGAGACGGAGTTCACGTCGAGGAAAAAGGGGGCGTGCCGCAGGCCGGGGGCGGCCGCGCGGCAGGCCGCGAGATCTGAGCCGGCGGTGACGGAGCATACCACGAGGTCCACGCCGTCCACGGCGTCCGTCGCGGATGCCGCCCGGACGACGCCGGCGGCCATGGCCTCCTTCGAGGCGCGGCTTCCCAGATCGGCGAAGGCGGTGTCCCAGGCCGCGGCGACGACGACGCCGCGCGCCGCGAGGTCGCGCGCGAAGATGCGCCCCACCTCCCCGAAGCCGATGATGGCGGCGCGCGCGATCATGCAGCGCCTCCCTCGTTCCAGTAGAGGCGGGCTGGATTGTCCACCAGAATGCGCGCCCGCGTCGCCTCGTCCTCCACAGCCTCCGCCAGCAGGTCCAGCAGGTCGCCGTCGTTCGGCATATCGCCCGCGATGTTGGGATGCGGCCAGTCTGTCCCCCAGAGCACGCGGTCCGGCGCGGCGGCGACGAGGGCGCGTGCGAAGGGCAGCGCGTCGCGGAAGGGGGCGCCGGCAGAGGAGACGCGCTCCGCCCCGCAGATCTTCACCCAGGCCAGCGGGTTGTCCATCAGGCCCAGCAGGCTGCGGAAGGCGGGCTGCTCCGTCCCATCCTTCGCACGCACGCGGCCCATGTGGTCGATGACGAAGGGGATGTCGATCCGGTCGATGCGGGGCGCCAGGGCCTCCACGTCCTGCGCGTCCAGGTGCAGCACCACGTGCCAGCCCAGCGGCCGCACCTGCGCCAGTACGCGGTCGAAGAAGGCCATGTCCGGCATCCCGCCGAGGTGACGGACAAAGTTGAACCGCACGCCGCGGATCCCGCCCGCGTGCAGGTGCCCCAGCTCCGCGTCCGTCACGCCCGGATCCACCACAGCCACGCCGCGGTAGCGCCCGCCGGAACGGGCGATGCCGTCCAGCGTCACCTGCATGTCGCTGCCGTGGCAGGAGGCGTGGACGATCACCGCGCGCTCGATCCCTAGCCGGTCGTGCAGGGCGCGCAGCGCCTCATACGGCGCGTCGGGCGGGGTATAGGCGCGGTCGGGCGCGTAGGGGAACACCGCGCCAGGGCCGAAGATGTGGCAATGCGCGTCGCAGGCGCCGGCCGGCGCCCTGTACCGCGGCTCACGCGTGTCGGGATCGGGACCCTTGCAGGTGGGAATCACTCTCTCGCTCATTGCCGCTCGATCCCTGCCTTCTCGATCACCTCGGCCCAGCGGGCCGTGTCCGTCCGCAGCAACTCACCCATCGCCTGCTGCGTACCGCCCTGTACTTCGATCCCCTGCCCGGCCAGGGCATCCCGCGTGGCGGGATCGGCCAGCACGTCGTTCACCGCCCGGTTCATCGCCTCGGTCACCGCCGGCGGCGTGCCGATACGGGCGACGAGGGCGTTCCAGGAGGCCACGTCGTAGTCGCGCACGCCGGCCTCCGCTGCGGTCGGCACATCCGGCAGCGTCGCGGCCCGCGTGGCGGTGGTCACGCCGACGGCGCGCACGGCACCCGCTCGGATCTGGCCGAGGACAGGCGCCGAGATCTCGAACACGGCGTCCACGTCGCCGCGCAGCAGC
This genomic window from Pararoseomonas sp. SCSIO 73927 contains:
- a CDS encoding DUF1932 domain-containing protein, whose product is MIARAAIIGFGEVGRIFARDLAARGVVVAAAWDTAFADLGSRASKEAMAAGVVRAASATDAVDGVDLVVCSVTAGSDLAACRAAAPGLRHAPFFLDVNSVSPGTKREAAAAVSAGGGRYVEAAVMASVPPKGLGTPILLGGTHAAAFAEAAADLGMDLTIFSEEVGRASSVKMCRSVMVKGLEVLATECLLAARRYGVEKEVLASLSDTLPHPDWAELARYVISRPLIHGRRRAEEMREVARTVSEVGVEPILSVPIADRQDWSAARGAMLPAAITSSADLGALLDAVLKQNS
- a CDS encoding amidohydrolase family protein, with translation MSERVIPTCKGPDPDTREPRYRAPAGACDAHCHIFGPGAVFPYAPDRAYTPPDAPYEALRALHDRLGIERAVIVHASCHGSDMQVTLDGIARSGGRYRGVAVVDPGVTDAELGHLHAGGIRGVRFNFVRHLGGMPDMAFFDRVLAQVRPLGWHVVLHLDAQDVEALAPRIDRIDIPFVIDHMGRVRAKDGTEQPAFRSLLGLMDNPLAWVKICGAERVSSAGAPFRDALPFARALVAAAPDRVLWGTDWPHPNIAGDMPNDGDLLDLLAEAVEDEATRARILVDNPARLYWNEGGAA
- a CDS encoding tripartite tricarboxylate transporter substrate binding protein, yielding MTVMGTRRSALRTAALGAGTVLLPLGAARAQAVFPARPVRMIVPFAAGGPTDVIARVVAEALGDRWKQPVVVENRAGGGTIVGTLAIARAPADGYTLGICTNPFVINPAVKERMPYDAAADFAAVGMLVTSPFVLVAGNGFGPNTLGELVADARRRGEPLAYASPGPGGAGHLAGALLQQRTGIAMEHVPYNGSAPALTDVLAGRVPVMFDLWSSVRPHVEAGRLKILAVAGDAPLPEAPQVPTVAATLPGFSSVAFQGVIAPAATPPALVEAISADLRAVTGSEGFRRQVVPLGVDPAPGTPAAFDAFLKGEMAKWRDVARAAKIVLD